The following proteins come from a genomic window of Schistocerca cancellata isolate TAMUIC-IGC-003103 chromosome 10, iqSchCanc2.1, whole genome shotgun sequence:
- the LOC126106184 gene encoding uncharacterized protein LOC126106184: protein MELTNGKYKFAIVKFPEEDDALGKIALCWIQNDGTTCLYPPVTTDSKRNKLLREEALPLQSWSSHKISLMKKYATYNDAREHLRKAEETSNLESEEEIGVKRKKKAKDIMLPGEESSDEDYMPKKKCKTNHVTVHPYPSLDSFSASFSSSPSTGMEVHEMWSSIPPNSLTPRPSSFSNAKIPPAPLASAPLASAHCPRKEKSAPLDVERIWLIVGQLQAAAASQSEEISQLNRKIDLLLARGCVNSTYQEADESNEQALNSLPLSCRCRC from the exons ATGGAGctgacaaatggaaaatacaaatttGCCATAGTAAAATTTCCTGAAGAAGATGATGCTCTAGGAAAAATAGCCTTATGCTGGATTCAAAATGATGGGACCACATGTTTATACCCACCTGTGACCACTGAtagcaaaagaaataaattattgagGGAAGAAGCCTTACCATTACAATCCTGGAGTTCTCATAAGATATCTTTAATGAAAAAATATG CAACATACAACGATGCAAGAGAGCATCTTCGAAAAGCTGAAGAAACATCAAAcctcgaaagtgaagaagaaattggGGTGAAGAGAAAAAAGAAGGCAAAAGACATAATGTTGCCAGGAGAAGAATCGAGTGATGAAGATtacatgccgaagaaaaaatgtaaGACCAACCATGTCACAGTTCATCCGTATCCATCTCTTGATTCTTTTTCAGCTTCATTCTCATCCTCACCATCtactggtatggaagttcatgaaaTGTGGTCTTCCATCCCTCCAAATTCATTAACTCCTAGGCCTAGTTCATTCTCCAATGCCAAAATTCCTCCAGCACCACTTGCTTCAGCACCACTTGCTTCAGCACACTGCCCGAGAAAAGAAAAATCTGCACCACTGG ATGTTGAGCGCATCTGGCTCATTGTTGGCCAGTTACAAGCTGCAGCAGCTAGCCAGTCTGAAGAAATCTCTCAGCTGAACAGAAAAATTGACCTGTTATTGGCTCGAGGATGTGTCAACAGTACTTATCAGGAGGCGGATGAAAGTAATGAGCAGGCACTAAACAGTCTCCctttatcatgtagatgtagatgttag